One region of Vigna angularis cultivar LongXiaoDou No.4 chromosome 10, ASM1680809v1, whole genome shotgun sequence genomic DNA includes:
- the LOC108320885 gene encoding uncharacterized protein LOC108320885 — MESEGRSGGSGVVVKSRNSSGCLIVRKKGDGLGATASTSRKLYESKKRTNLSVSVSDSGSSDELLIPPGRRLGSETIRVCNGLAASERGGSEISRKRDRMERIRGADKGLEQWVTKRSKLDAYNFEEYDGMDVENMRRRHLDGNGVGFGGRSFMGSEHATRSGIDRELKNGSSGRLLDKRNNSYVDRPSGLFPGDHVDHIRFKSNRDGVRLPIPLQREKFNSNESIRVQGKNGVLKVMINKKVCGQSKQYYDHHKTVESRRRLETEEPTKRMKTEETAKWNAPTRPSSYLETKPVEKPGLLKRPEKKQIASRKSLSSKDSKGDEGDSDNSDTSLNPGVRNAEADKPVKKMFSEDEQTPLHDKLSTTKAKEGKIKRGSGTEKQKLRERIREMLLTSGWTIDYRPRRNRDYLDAVYINPVGTAYWSIIKAYDALQKQLNEDANEVKAKGDSSSFAPIADEVLSQLTRKTRKKMEKELKNKKKKYDSESDNEKEPQIRSASNKHDMNSTDSDNNEEKLSSFIKQGSKSMKNKMFDSNVISARSKIQNATHHSIDGIEKSSGCDLRIHGRKSNKHGRSTLLVRSSNERSNSESDGFVPYMGKRTVLAWLIDSGAVELSQKVQYRRRKKVLLEGWITRDGIHCGCCSKILTVSKFELHAGSKLPQPYQNIFLESGVSLLQCQIDAWNRQENSEKIGFHSVDINGDDPNDDTCGICADGGDLICCDSCPSTFHQSCLNIQMLPLGEWNCPNCTCKFCGIASVLSEKDDASVPTVHTCNLCEKKYHDSCAKEMDSLPNNLSTSDLSFCGRECRELSEQLKKYLGTKHELEAGFSWSLIHRTDEDSDAGCRGITQMVECNSKLAIALTVMNECFLPVIDRRSGINLIRNILYNSGSNFNRLNYGGFYTAILERGDEIIAAASIRFHGTKIAEMPFIGTRHIYRRQGMCRRLFSSIELALCSMKIEKLVIPAIAELTHAWTTVFGFTHLDESLRQELRSLNMVVFPGIDMLQKLLVESNKTAGSEKIGHEDDDFIHTKMGNRSDMGSSTPQDPRGSDDVSSNPVNETNDECSDASQYLNQVLVDGILCSKSHSEEMVSDSVSDKCVSPSRTSHSALKMKNKVVAAPPVDKLNPTSVRNHPEDIPNVQALVQETACSDPCSAENLENKCHSFTAMNCDSLELDVSPVLNSQKSDNTPPTKEAYMNDALETVTSGILSEENIILKRSNQNVDVSISALNHADESLLRLGSGSNAEFGCENGKDLILNRIVASNETCLDENGLNASDDSSETVVV; from the exons ATGGAATCGGAAGGGAGATCGGGTGGTTCTGGGGTTGTGGTGAAGAGCAGAAATTCCTCAGGTTGTTTAATTGTGCGAAAGAAAGGGGATGGGTTGGGTGCTACTGCTTCCACGTCTAGGAAGCTCTATGAATCGAAGAAAAGGACCAACCTCAGTGTGTCCGTGAGTGATTCTGGATCAAGTGACGAGTTGCTGATTCCTCCTGGTAGAAGGCTTGGGTCTGAGACTATTCGAGTTTGCAATGGTTTGGCTGCCTCTGAGCGGGGTGGGAGTGAAATTAGTCGGAAGAGGGACAGAATGGAAAGAATTAGGGGTGCGGATAAAGGTTTGGAGCAGTGGGTAACTAAGCGAAGTAAGTTGGATGCATACAATTTCGAAGAATATGATGGTATGGATGTGGAGAACATGAGGAGGAGGCATTTGGATGGTAATGGAGTTGGTTTTGGAGGAAGAAGTTTTATGGGATCGGAGCATGCTACTAGGAGTGGCATTGATAGGGAATTAAAAAATGGGTCAAGTGGACGTCTTCTTGATAAGCGAAATAACTCTTATGTTGACAGGCCTAGTGGCTTGTTTCCAGGAGATCATGTTGATCACATTAGGTTCAAGAGTAACAGAGACGGCGTTCGGTTACCTATACCCTTGCAGAGGGAGAAGTTTAATTCCAATGAGTCTATTAGGGTTCAGGGGAAAAATGGTGTTTTGAAAGTAATGATTAATAAGAAGGTGTGCGGGCAATCCAAACAATATTACGATCATCACAAAACTGTGGAAAGCAGGAGAAGGTTGGAAACTGAAGAGCCCACCAAGAGAATGAAGACTGAAGAGACTGCCAAGTGGAATGCTCCAACTCGTCCTTCATCATACTTGGAAACAAAACCTGTTGAGAAACCAGGGTTACTCAAGAGGCCGGAGAAGAAACAGATAGCATCAAGAAAATCTTTGTCAAGCAAGGATAGCAAAGGTGATGAAGGGGATTCAGATAACAGTGACACATCATTGAATCCCGGGGTAAGAAATGCTGAAGCTGATAAGCCTGTAAAAAAGATGTTCTCCGAGGATGAACAGACTCCTTTGCATGATAAACTCTCAACTACAAAAGCGAAAGAAGGAAAAATCAAGCGTGGTAGTGGTACAGAAAAACAGAAATTGCGAGAGCGAATAAGGGAGATGCTGCTGACTTCAGGTTGGACCATAGACTATAGACCTCGAAGGAACAGAGACTACCTGGATGCAGTTTACATTAATCCGGTAGGTACAGCCTATTGGTCTATCATCAAGGCCTATGACGCGCTTCAAAAGCAATTGAATGAAGATGCTAATGAGGTCAAGGCCAAAGGGGATAGTTCTTCTTTTGCTCCTATTGCAGATGAGGTGCTCAGTCAGCTAACAAGGAAAACTAGgaaaaaaatggagaaagaattgaaaaacaagaagaaaaaatatgataGTGAAAGTGATAATGAGAAAGAGCCTCAAATAAGATCTGCCAGCAACAAGCATGATATGAATAGCACTGATAGTGATAACAATGAGGAGAAATTAAGCTCCTTTATAAAACAGGGAAGTAAgtcaatgaaaaataaaatgtttgatAGTAACGTTATCAGTGCTCGGTCTAAAATCCAGAATGCTACCCATCACTCAATTGACGGAATAGAAAAATCATCTGGATGTGATCTTCGTATACATGGACGGAAGAGTAATAAGCACGGAAGAAGTACCTTGTTAGTTCGCAGTTCTAATGAAAGATCAAATTCAGAATCTGATGGCTTTGTCCCCTATATGGGAAAACGGACAGTTCTTGCCTGGTTGATTGACTCAGGAGCAGTAGAGTTAAGCCAAAAAGTTCAGTACCGCAGACGGAAGAAAGTCCTGCTGGAGGGGTGGATCACAAGAGATGGTATACATTGTGGCTGCTGTAGTAAGATCCTCACAGTTTCAAAGTTTGAGCTTCATGCAGGAAGCAAATTGCCACAGccatatcaaaatatatttttggaatcTGGAGTTTCTCTTCTACAGTGTCAAATAGATGCATGGAATAGACAAGAGAATTCTGAAAAAATTGGTTTCCATTCTGTAGATATTAATGGTGATGATCCAAATGATGATACTTGTGGTATATGTGCTGATGGAGGGGATTTAATCTGTTGTGATAGTTGTCCATCAACATTTCATCAGAGCTGCTTGAATATACAG ATGCTTCCTCTTGGAGAATGGAATTGTCCAAATTGCACCTGTAAATTTTGTGGCATAGCCAGTGTACTTTCTGAAAAAGATGATGCATCGGTGCCTACCGTACATACCTGCAACTTATGTGAGAAAAAAT ATCATGATTCTTGCGCTAAGGAGATGGATTCCCTTCCTAATAACCTCAGTACATCAGACCTTTCTTTTTGTGGGAGAGAGTGCAGAGAG CTTTCTGAACAATTGAAGAAGTATCTTGGTACCAAGCATGAACTAGAAGCGGGTTTTTCATGGTCCCTCATTCATAGAacagatgaagactcagacgcaGGTTGCAGAGGAATTACTCAGATGGTAGAATGCAATTCAAAGTTGGCTATTGCGCTGACTGTGATGAATGAATGCTTTTTACCTGTTATTGATCGGAGGAGTGGGATCAATTTAATCcgtaacattttatataatagtGG ATCGAACTTTAATCGGTTGAACTATGGTGGCTTTTACACTGCTATCTTGGAGAGAGGGGATGAAATCATTGCTGCAGCATCTATCCG GTTCCACGGAACTAAGATAGCTGAGATGCCATTCATTGGAACTCGTCATATATATAGGCGTCAGGGGATGTGTCGTCGGCTTTTCTCTTCCATTGAATTG GCCCTTTGCTCTATGAAGATCGAAAAACTAGTTATTCCTGCAATTGCTGAACTAACACATGCATGGACAACAGTTTTTGGCTTCACACATCTGGACGAATCACTCAGGCAAGAACTGAGGTCACTGAATATGGTGGTCTTCCCTGGTATTGATATGTTACAGAAGCTGTTAGTGGAAAGTAATAAAACTGCAG GTTCTGAGAAAATTGGACATGAAGATGACGATTTTATCCATACCAAAATGGGAAATAGGTCAGATATGGGTTCTTCAACTCCACAAGATCCTCGTGGAAGTGATGATGTTAGTTCAAATCCTGTTAATGAGACGAATGATGAATGCAGCGATGCTTCTCAATATCTAAACCAAGTTTTGGTCGATGGGATTCTCTGTTCGAAATCTCATTCTGAGGAAATGGTGTCTGATTCGGTTTCAGATAAATGTGTTTCTCCTTCTAGAACTAGTCACAGTGCActaaaaatgaagaataaagTGGTGGCTGCTCCTCCTGTTGATAAATTAAATCCCACTTCTGTGAGAAATCACCCAGAAGATATTCCAAATGTTCAAGCTTTGGTTCAGGAAACTGCTTGTTCTGATCCATGTTCAGCAGAAAATCTTGAGAACAAATGTCACTCGTTCACTGCTATGAATTGTGATTCGTTGGAGCTTGACGTTAGTCCAGTTTTGAATTCTCAAAAGTCAGACAATACTCCACCTACTAAAGAGGCTTATATGAATGACGCTCTTGAAACTGTTACTTCAGGGATTTTATCAGAAGAGAATATTATTCTAAAGCGAAGTAATCAAAATGTCGATGTCTCCATTTCTGCTCTCAATCATGCCGATGAGAGTTTGTTGCGACTGGGATCTGGTTCCAACGCTGAATTTGGATGTGAAAATGGGAAGGATTTGATTTTGAACCGAATAGTTGCTTCCAATGAAACATGTCTTGATGAAAATGGCTTAAATGCTTCCGATGATAGTTCCGAGACTGTTGTGGTCTAA
- the LOC108320870 gene encoding uncharacterized protein LOC108320870 → MLSLLARRSATLYNQHLLSRTFYLCFKTLSTLPTKDVDAASSSASVSPSEYSTSLHLSPIFSDFNHPSTGFDVELVDHDTWGVSSGVAQAWRGPTSRATSFGSQETDEAIDDHVEGELDFEEIDNMRVRGNLFYKLERSSKEFEEYNFDFHRKKSSKKKEEVKKATTTPNLGSKDHKVPRVDELARRKSAVPRVDEINDGLSVNKRQRTPTFNQLTGPYHEPFCLDIFISKASVRACVVHRVTSKVVSVAHSISKDIKFDLASTKNKTTCAAVGAILAQRALGDDIHDVIYTPRKGERVEGKLQIVLQSIIDNGINVKVKIKQRPKKPFNRIT, encoded by the coding sequence ATGTTATCCTTGCTAGCAAGGAGGAGTGCCACCTTATACAATCAGCATCTTCTCTCCAGGACATTCTATCTCTGCTTCAAGACCCTCTCCACCCTTCCAACCAAAGACGTTGATGCAGCCTCGAGTTCTGCATCCGTGTCACCTTCTGAATACTCTACCAGCCTCCATCTTTCTCCAATTTTCTCCGACTTCAATCATCCCTCAACTGGGTTTGATGTTGAACTTGTGGATCATGATACTTGGGGTGTCTCATCTGGGGTGGCACAAGCCTGGAGGGGACCTACATCAAGAGCTACTTCTTTTGGTTCGCAAGAGACCGATGAAGCCATTGATGATCATGTTGAGGGTGAACTAGATTTTGAGGAGATAGATAACATGAGAGTTCGTGGCAACCTGTTTTATAAGCTTGAGCGCAGCTCCAAGGAGTTTGAAGAGTATAATTTCGATTTTCACAGGAAGAAATCTTCCAAGAAAAAAGAGGAGGTGAAGAAAGCTACAACAACTCCAAATTTGGGTTCCAAAGATCACAAGGTTCCCAGAGTCGATGAATTGGCAAGAAGAAAAAGTGCCGTGCCCCGTGTGGACGAGATCAATGATGGGCTTAGTGTGAACAAGAGGCAGAGGACTCCCACGTTTAACCAGCTTACGGGTCCTTACCACGAACCATTTTGCCTGGACATTTTCATATCAAAAGCCTCTGTTCGTGCTTGCGTTGTTCACAGGGTAACGAGCAAGGTTGTTTCTGTGGCACATTCCATTTCCAAGGACATCAAGTTTGACCTGGCTTCTACCAAGAACAAAACCACTTGTGCGGCAGTGGGGGCAATTCTCGCTCAAAGAGCTTTGGGTGATGATATTCATGACGTGATTTACACTCCAAGGAAAGGAGAAAGGGTGGAGGGAAAGCTTCAGATTGTTCTGCAGTCCATTATTGACAATGGCATCAACGTTAAGGTAAAGATTAAGCAGAGACCCAAGAAACCATTCAACCGCATCACCTGA
- the LOC108320872 gene encoding ferredoxin C 1, chloroplastic produces MASLQLATPFTRFRWGQPTLKLSTASRLNPRQGHGLRPLTVRSYKVVIEQEGQTTPLEVEADETILSKALESGLPVPHDCKLGVCMTCPARLISGSVDQSEGMLSDDVVERGYTLLCVSYPQSDCHIKVIPEEELLSLQLATAND; encoded by the coding sequence ATGGCAAGCCTTCAGTTAGCAACACCCTTCACGCGCTTCAGATGGGGGCAGCCCACACTCAAGCTCTCCACTGCTTCACGGCTGAACCCTCGGCAAGGGCATGGTTTGCGTCCACTGACTGTGAGGTCCTACAAAGTGGTGATTGAACAGGAGGGACAGACCACTCCACTGGAAGTTGAAGCTGACGAGACCATACTGTCAAAGGCATTGGAATCAGGCTTGCCTGTGCCTCATGACTGCAAGCTTGGAGTTTGTATGACATGCCCTGCTCGTCTCATCAGTGGATCTGTTGATCAGAGTGAAGGAATGCTCAGCGATGATGTGGTGGAGCGAGGTTATACACTCTTGTGTGTCTCCTACCCTCAATCCGATTGTCATATTAAGGTTATCCCCGAGGAGGAGCTGCTGTCATTGCAGTTGGCCACAGCCAATGACTAG
- the LOC108320869 gene encoding uncharacterized protein LOC108320869 isoform X2 — MAAERSGIAKIVTEPVIPETSGEGYPYAPENWPEQGDVWGWRTGRRISPGGTHFQDRYLYLPSRLVHMLKEEKENTGAESASGTFRKQRIFASKLSVERYIKRYFPEADLNAFFASFSWKIPALTSSSGNDVPIAAIPLQQIPHESFDSDGEDVVKCKANNKKCSSLVLEEVEKYSPAMPCDICCSEPMFCRDCCCILCSKTVCTTYGGYSYIKCQVNAGLGICGHIAHIECALRCLLAGKVGGSIGLDAGYHCRRCDGRTDMISHVNNLLQTCKTTDLDDEILRKILNLGACLLRGSEKPLAKELLRYIELTVSKLKCGTNLEDIWKDDNSCIAHSTDNSSDVMQGSINEDRFEAKSGLESNNLLPRSLKLEAEVDLVLQDFRKSQEHEYKMVEETLRTQKTYLQNLYQQLDHEKNAWIGQISSASEVSPSSVVRERKKQIRREVVKFEIMKKVANGFGKTSNSILKEHFGFKVID; from the exons ATGGCTGCTGAAAGGTCTGGAATTGCCAAAATTGTTACAGAA CCAGTTATACCAGAAACCTCTGGTGAGGGATATCCATATGCACCGGAAAATTGGCCAGAACAAGGTGATGTTTGGGGATGGAGAACTGGACGGAGAATTTCCCCCGGTGGCACACACTTTCAGGATCGATATCTATATTTACCAAGTCGACTAGTCCACATGTTGAAGGAAGAAAAGGAGAACACAGGGGCAGAGTCAGCTTCTGGCACATTCCGCAAACAACGTATCTTTGCAAGCAAGCTCTCGGTTGAACGCTATATCAAGAGATATTTTCCTGAAGCCGATCTTAATGCCTTTTTTGCTTCTTTCTCCTGGAAGATTCCCGCTCTAACATCTTCATCAG GAAATGATGTACCAATAGCTGCTATACCTCTTCAACAGATACCACACGAATCATTTGACTCCGACGGTGAGGATGTTGTCAAGTGTAAAGCAAATAATAAGAAGTGCTCTAGTCTGGTGTTAGAAGAAGTAGAAAAATATTCACCAGCCATGCCTTGTGATATCTGCTGTTCTGAACCTATGTTTTGCCGTGACTGTTGTTGCATTCTTTGCAGCAAAACTGTATGTACAACTTATGGTGGCTATAGTTACATCAAGTGTCAAGTGAATGCTGGTTTGGGAATATGTGGCCATATTGCTCATATTGAATGTGCCCTCCGATGTCTCTTGGCTGGCAAAGTTGGAGGAAGTATTGGACTAGATGCTGGTTATCACTGCCGACGCTGTGATGGGAGGACCGATATGATTTCTCATGTTAATAATCTTCTACAAACGTGTAAAACTACGGACTTGGATGATGAAATTCTGAGGAAGATTTTAAATCTTGGTGCTTGTCTCTTGCGTGGTTCAGAGAAACCCCTTGCAAAGGAGCTGCTACGTTATATTGAATTGACCGTCTCAAAG CTTAAATGTGGAACTAATCTTGAAGATATCTGGAAGGATGATAATAGTTGTATAGCTCATTCTACAG ATAATAGCAGTGATGTGATGCAAGGGTCAATCAATGAGGATCGTTTTGAAGCTAAATCGGGGTTGGAATCTAATAATTTACTACCCCGTTCATTAAAACTTGAGGCTGAGGTAGATCTGGTTCTCCAGGATTTTAGAAAGTCCCAGGAGCATGAATATAAAATGGTTGAAGAAACACTTCGAACACAAAAAACCTATTTACAAAATTTGTATCAACAACTGGATCATGAAAAAAATGCATGGATTGGTCAAATCTCATCAGCATCAGAGGTCTCGCCTAGCTCTGTtgtaagagagagaaagaaacagATAAGACGGGAAGTGGTTAAGTTTGAAATCATGAAGAAGGTAGCCAATGGTTTTGGTAAGACATCTAATAGTATTTTAAAGGAACACTTTGGCTTTAAAGTGATAgattaa
- the LOC108320869 gene encoding uncharacterized protein LOC108320869 isoform X1 has translation MAAERSGIAKIVTEPVIPETSGEGYPYAPENWPEQGDVWGWRTGRRISPGGTHFQDRYLYLPSRLVHMLKEEKENTGAESASGTFRKQRIFASKLSVERYIKRYFPEADLNAFFASFSWKIPALTSSSGNDVPIAAIPLQQIPHESFDSDGEDVVKCKANNKKCSSLVLEEVEKYSPAMPCDICCSEPMFCRDCCCILCSKTVCTTYGGYSYIKCQVNAGLGICGHIAHIECALRCLLAGKVGGSIGLDAGYHCRRCDGRTDMISHVNNLLQTCKTTDLDDEILRKILNLGACLLRGSEKPLAKELLRYIELTVSKLKCGTNLEDIWKDDNSCIAHSTDNNSSDVMQGSINEDRFEAKSGLESNNLLPRSLKLEAEVDLVLQDFRKSQEHEYKMVEETLRTQKTYLQNLYQQLDHEKNAWIGQISSASEVSPSSVVRERKKQIRREVVKFEIMKKVANGFGKTSNSILKEHFGFKVID, from the exons ATGGCTGCTGAAAGGTCTGGAATTGCCAAAATTGTTACAGAA CCAGTTATACCAGAAACCTCTGGTGAGGGATATCCATATGCACCGGAAAATTGGCCAGAACAAGGTGATGTTTGGGGATGGAGAACTGGACGGAGAATTTCCCCCGGTGGCACACACTTTCAGGATCGATATCTATATTTACCAAGTCGACTAGTCCACATGTTGAAGGAAGAAAAGGAGAACACAGGGGCAGAGTCAGCTTCTGGCACATTCCGCAAACAACGTATCTTTGCAAGCAAGCTCTCGGTTGAACGCTATATCAAGAGATATTTTCCTGAAGCCGATCTTAATGCCTTTTTTGCTTCTTTCTCCTGGAAGATTCCCGCTCTAACATCTTCATCAG GAAATGATGTACCAATAGCTGCTATACCTCTTCAACAGATACCACACGAATCATTTGACTCCGACGGTGAGGATGTTGTCAAGTGTAAAGCAAATAATAAGAAGTGCTCTAGTCTGGTGTTAGAAGAAGTAGAAAAATATTCACCAGCCATGCCTTGTGATATCTGCTGTTCTGAACCTATGTTTTGCCGTGACTGTTGTTGCATTCTTTGCAGCAAAACTGTATGTACAACTTATGGTGGCTATAGTTACATCAAGTGTCAAGTGAATGCTGGTTTGGGAATATGTGGCCATATTGCTCATATTGAATGTGCCCTCCGATGTCTCTTGGCTGGCAAAGTTGGAGGAAGTATTGGACTAGATGCTGGTTATCACTGCCGACGCTGTGATGGGAGGACCGATATGATTTCTCATGTTAATAATCTTCTACAAACGTGTAAAACTACGGACTTGGATGATGAAATTCTGAGGAAGATTTTAAATCTTGGTGCTTGTCTCTTGCGTGGTTCAGAGAAACCCCTTGCAAAGGAGCTGCTACGTTATATTGAATTGACCGTCTCAAAG CTTAAATGTGGAACTAATCTTGAAGATATCTGGAAGGATGATAATAGTTGTATAGCTCATTCTACAG ATAATAATAGCAGTGATGTGATGCAAGGGTCAATCAATGAGGATCGTTTTGAAGCTAAATCGGGGTTGGAATCTAATAATTTACTACCCCGTTCATTAAAACTTGAGGCTGAGGTAGATCTGGTTCTCCAGGATTTTAGAAAGTCCCAGGAGCATGAATATAAAATGGTTGAAGAAACACTTCGAACACAAAAAACCTATTTACAAAATTTGTATCAACAACTGGATCATGAAAAAAATGCATGGATTGGTCAAATCTCATCAGCATCAGAGGTCTCGCCTAGCTCTGTtgtaagagagagaaagaaacagATAAGACGGGAAGTGGTTAAGTTTGAAATCATGAAGAAGGTAGCCAATGGTTTTGGTAAGACATCTAATAGTATTTTAAAGGAACACTTTGGCTTTAAAGTGATAgattaa
- the LOC108320869 gene encoding uncharacterized protein LOC108320869 isoform X3, whose product MLWCEGQPVIPETSGEGYPYAPENWPEQGDVWGWRTGRRISPGGTHFQDRYLYLPSRLVHMLKEEKENTGAESASGTFRKQRIFASKLSVERYIKRYFPEADLNAFFASFSWKIPALTSSSGNDVPIAAIPLQQIPHESFDSDGEDVVKCKANNKKCSSLVLEEVEKYSPAMPCDICCSEPMFCRDCCCILCSKTVCTTYGGYSYIKCQVNAGLGICGHIAHIECALRCLLAGKVGGSIGLDAGYHCRRCDGRTDMISHVNNLLQTCKTTDLDDEILRKILNLGACLLRGSEKPLAKELLRYIELTVSKLKCGTNLEDIWKDDNSCIAHSTDNNSSDVMQGSINEDRFEAKSGLESNNLLPRSLKLEAEVDLVLQDFRKSQEHEYKMVEETLRTQKTYLQNLYQQLDHEKNAWIGQISSASEVSPSSVVRERKKQIRREVVKFEIMKKVANGFGKTSNSILKEHFGFKVID is encoded by the exons ATGCTCTGGTGTGAAGGACAG CCAGTTATACCAGAAACCTCTGGTGAGGGATATCCATATGCACCGGAAAATTGGCCAGAACAAGGTGATGTTTGGGGATGGAGAACTGGACGGAGAATTTCCCCCGGTGGCACACACTTTCAGGATCGATATCTATATTTACCAAGTCGACTAGTCCACATGTTGAAGGAAGAAAAGGAGAACACAGGGGCAGAGTCAGCTTCTGGCACATTCCGCAAACAACGTATCTTTGCAAGCAAGCTCTCGGTTGAACGCTATATCAAGAGATATTTTCCTGAAGCCGATCTTAATGCCTTTTTTGCTTCTTTCTCCTGGAAGATTCCCGCTCTAACATCTTCATCAG GAAATGATGTACCAATAGCTGCTATACCTCTTCAACAGATACCACACGAATCATTTGACTCCGACGGTGAGGATGTTGTCAAGTGTAAAGCAAATAATAAGAAGTGCTCTAGTCTGGTGTTAGAAGAAGTAGAAAAATATTCACCAGCCATGCCTTGTGATATCTGCTGTTCTGAACCTATGTTTTGCCGTGACTGTTGTTGCATTCTTTGCAGCAAAACTGTATGTACAACTTATGGTGGCTATAGTTACATCAAGTGTCAAGTGAATGCTGGTTTGGGAATATGTGGCCATATTGCTCATATTGAATGTGCCCTCCGATGTCTCTTGGCTGGCAAAGTTGGAGGAAGTATTGGACTAGATGCTGGTTATCACTGCCGACGCTGTGATGGGAGGACCGATATGATTTCTCATGTTAATAATCTTCTACAAACGTGTAAAACTACGGACTTGGATGATGAAATTCTGAGGAAGATTTTAAATCTTGGTGCTTGTCTCTTGCGTGGTTCAGAGAAACCCCTTGCAAAGGAGCTGCTACGTTATATTGAATTGACCGTCTCAAAG CTTAAATGTGGAACTAATCTTGAAGATATCTGGAAGGATGATAATAGTTGTATAGCTCATTCTACAG ATAATAATAGCAGTGATGTGATGCAAGGGTCAATCAATGAGGATCGTTTTGAAGCTAAATCGGGGTTGGAATCTAATAATTTACTACCCCGTTCATTAAAACTTGAGGCTGAGGTAGATCTGGTTCTCCAGGATTTTAGAAAGTCCCAGGAGCATGAATATAAAATGGTTGAAGAAACACTTCGAACACAAAAAACCTATTTACAAAATTTGTATCAACAACTGGATCATGAAAAAAATGCATGGATTGGTCAAATCTCATCAGCATCAGAGGTCTCGCCTAGCTCTGTtgtaagagagagaaagaaacagATAAGACGGGAAGTGGTTAAGTTTGAAATCATGAAGAAGGTAGCCAATGGTTTTGGTAAGACATCTAATAGTATTTTAAAGGAACACTTTGGCTTTAAAGTGATAgattaa
- the LOC108320869 gene encoding uncharacterized protein LOC108320869 isoform X4, with protein sequence MLKEEKENTGAESASGTFRKQRIFASKLSVERYIKRYFPEADLNAFFASFSWKIPALTSSSGNDVPIAAIPLQQIPHESFDSDGEDVVKCKANNKKCSSLVLEEVEKYSPAMPCDICCSEPMFCRDCCCILCSKTVCTTYGGYSYIKCQVNAGLGICGHIAHIECALRCLLAGKVGGSIGLDAGYHCRRCDGRTDMISHVNNLLQTCKTTDLDDEILRKILNLGACLLRGSEKPLAKELLRYIELTVSKLKCGTNLEDIWKDDNSCIAHSTDNNSSDVMQGSINEDRFEAKSGLESNNLLPRSLKLEAEVDLVLQDFRKSQEHEYKMVEETLRTQKTYLQNLYQQLDHEKNAWIGQISSASEVSPSSVVRERKKQIRREVVKFEIMKKVANGFGKTSNSILKEHFGFKVID encoded by the exons ATGTTGAAGGAAGAAAAGGAGAACACAGGGGCAGAGTCAGCTTCTGGCACATTCCGCAAACAACGTATCTTTGCAAGCAAGCTCTCGGTTGAACGCTATATCAAGAGATATTTTCCTGAAGCCGATCTTAATGCCTTTTTTGCTTCTTTCTCCTGGAAGATTCCCGCTCTAACATCTTCATCAG GAAATGATGTACCAATAGCTGCTATACCTCTTCAACAGATACCACACGAATCATTTGACTCCGACGGTGAGGATGTTGTCAAGTGTAAAGCAAATAATAAGAAGTGCTCTAGTCTGGTGTTAGAAGAAGTAGAAAAATATTCACCAGCCATGCCTTGTGATATCTGCTGTTCTGAACCTATGTTTTGCCGTGACTGTTGTTGCATTCTTTGCAGCAAAACTGTATGTACAACTTATGGTGGCTATAGTTACATCAAGTGTCAAGTGAATGCTGGTTTGGGAATATGTGGCCATATTGCTCATATTGAATGTGCCCTCCGATGTCTCTTGGCTGGCAAAGTTGGAGGAAGTATTGGACTAGATGCTGGTTATCACTGCCGACGCTGTGATGGGAGGACCGATATGATTTCTCATGTTAATAATCTTCTACAAACGTGTAAAACTACGGACTTGGATGATGAAATTCTGAGGAAGATTTTAAATCTTGGTGCTTGTCTCTTGCGTGGTTCAGAGAAACCCCTTGCAAAGGAGCTGCTACGTTATATTGAATTGACCGTCTCAAAG CTTAAATGTGGAACTAATCTTGAAGATATCTGGAAGGATGATAATAGTTGTATAGCTCATTCTACAG ATAATAATAGCAGTGATGTGATGCAAGGGTCAATCAATGAGGATCGTTTTGAAGCTAAATCGGGGTTGGAATCTAATAATTTACTACCCCGTTCATTAAAACTTGAGGCTGAGGTAGATCTGGTTCTCCAGGATTTTAGAAAGTCCCAGGAGCATGAATATAAAATGGTTGAAGAAACACTTCGAACACAAAAAACCTATTTACAAAATTTGTATCAACAACTGGATCATGAAAAAAATGCATGGATTGGTCAAATCTCATCAGCATCAGAGGTCTCGCCTAGCTCTGTtgtaagagagagaaagaaacagATAAGACGGGAAGTGGTTAAGTTTGAAATCATGAAGAAGGTAGCCAATGGTTTTGGTAAGACATCTAATAGTATTTTAAAGGAACACTTTGGCTTTAAAGTGATAgattaa